One part of the Sphingobacterium sp. LZ7M1 genome encodes these proteins:
- the dnaB gene encoding replicative DNA helicase, producing the protein MSLENEFNNSTSGQPSRANFNKKRTSLNNLVSGLGKLPPQALDLEEAVLGALMLEKNALSEVIDILKPESFYKESHQKIFQAIYNLFQKTSPIDILTVVAELRQMGALEMVGGAYYITQLTDRVVSAANIEYHARIISQKYIQRELIKVSTEIINSSYDETSDIFDLLDHAEKSLFDIAQNNLRRDSRKMDDIMREAISSLESLREKTDGLTGIPSGLTALDRMTSGWQPSDLVIIAARPAMGKTAFVLSVARNAAVDHNKAVAVFSLEMSSVQLVNRLIAGETEIEQEKLKKGNLADHEWQQLHSRIGRLTEAPLIIDDTPALNVFEFRAKCRRLKAQYDIQMVIVDYLQLMHGKADGKGGGNREQEIGSISRALKSVAKELNIPVLALSQLSRAVESRPGNSKRPMLSDLRESGSIEQDADMVLFLYRPEYYGLLEDEEGRSTVGVGEVIISKHRNGETGIVPLRFVGKYVKFVDLEDDFSGMGPEGGSFNDFGGGMGNAIQPSGNFGDFGGGITMPSRMNDMPDDAPF; encoded by the coding sequence ATGTCTTTAGAAAACGAATTTAACAACAGTACGTCAGGACAACCTAGTCGTGCAAATTTCAACAAGAAAAGAACGAGCTTAAATAACTTAGTCTCCGGATTAGGCAAGCTCCCTCCACAAGCATTGGACTTAGAGGAGGCAGTGTTGGGTGCCCTGATGTTGGAGAAAAATGCACTAAGTGAAGTCATCGATATCCTGAAGCCAGAATCGTTCTATAAAGAGTCGCATCAGAAGATATTTCAGGCTATCTATAACCTCTTCCAGAAGACTTCCCCGATCGATATCTTGACCGTAGTGGCAGAACTTCGCCAAATGGGAGCGTTGGAAATGGTAGGTGGTGCCTATTATATCACGCAGTTGACAGACCGTGTGGTATCAGCGGCCAATATTGAATACCATGCCCGTATTATTTCACAAAAATATATTCAGCGTGAATTGATCAAGGTCTCTACGGAAATCATCAATTCATCCTATGATGAAACATCGGATATCTTCGACCTATTGGACCATGCGGAGAAATCACTTTTTGATATTGCCCAAAACAACCTGCGAAGAGATTCCAGAAAGATGGACGATATCATGCGTGAAGCAATTTCCTCACTGGAATCCCTGCGTGAGAAGACAGATGGCTTGACCGGTATTCCTTCTGGTCTGACTGCATTGGACCGAATGACCTCCGGATGGCAACCTTCTGACTTGGTTATTATTGCGGCTCGTCCTGCAATGGGTAAGACGGCATTCGTATTATCCGTAGCGCGAAATGCAGCAGTTGACCATAATAAAGCGGTAGCCGTATTCTCCTTGGAGATGTCATCCGTACAGTTGGTGAATCGTTTGATCGCTGGTGAAACGGAGATTGAACAGGAGAAACTGAAAAAAGGAAATCTCGCCGACCATGAATGGCAGCAATTGCACTCTAGGATCGGTCGTTTGACTGAAGCCCCTTTGATTATTGATGATACACCGGCACTGAACGTGTTTGAATTCCGCGCTAAGTGTAGACGTCTGAAGGCTCAGTATGATATACAGATGGTAATCGTCGATTACTTGCAGCTGATGCATGGTAAAGCCGATGGTAAAGGTGGCGGAAACCGTGAACAGGAGATCGGTAGTATATCACGTGCCCTAAAATCAGTAGCGAAAGAATTGAACATTCCAGTTTTGGCCTTATCGCAGTTAAGTCGTGCGGTAGAGTCTAGACCAGGAAACAGTAAGCGTCCGATGCTATCCGACTTACGTGAGTCTGGATCAATTGAGCAGGATGCCGATATGGTACTGTTCCTTTACCGTCCAGAGTACTATGGATTGTTGGAAGATGAGGAAGGCCGTTCCACTGTCGGGGTGGGAGAGGTAATTATCTCCAAACACCGTAACGGTGAAACGGGTATTGTACCATTACGCTTCGTAGGTAAATATGTGAAGTTCGTCGATCTTGAGGATGATTTCTCCGGAATGGGTCCTGAAGGCGGAAGCTTCAATGATTTCGGCGGTGGAATGGGCAATGCAATCCAACCATCAGGTAATTTCGGCGACTTCGGCGGAGGTATAACCATGCCATCCAGAATGAATGATATGCCAGATGATGCGCCGTTTTAG
- a CDS encoding SDR family NAD(P)-dependent oxidoreductase: protein MRTVLITGASSGIGEACALELAKENKYRFLLCARRVEKLEELIQKIKTINPNTETHSFKLDVRNAEEVETTLSNLPAAWKKVDILINNAGLSQGLDSIQDGQIGDWDRMIDTNVKGLLYVSKFVIPLMEGSEQAHIINMGSIAGKEVYPNGNVYCATKHAVDALTKAMRIDLLAKGIKVSSIDPGMVETEFSEVRFHGDKDRAKSVYKGLTPLSGQDIAEIVSFILSRPKHVNINDLLVMPTAQANGTLVIRK, encoded by the coding sequence ATGAGGACAGTTTTAATCACTGGAGCCAGCTCTGGAATCGGAGAAGCTTGCGCCCTGGAATTGGCAAAAGAAAATAAATACAGGTTTCTTTTATGTGCCAGAAGAGTTGAAAAACTGGAAGAATTGATCCAAAAAATCAAAACCATCAACCCTAATACCGAAACCCATAGCTTTAAATTGGATGTCCGCAATGCGGAAGAGGTAGAAACCACCCTATCCAACCTTCCAGCAGCATGGAAAAAAGTCGACATCTTGATCAACAATGCAGGACTCAGCCAAGGTTTGGATTCCATCCAAGATGGACAGATTGGCGATTGGGACCGCATGATCGACACCAATGTCAAAGGCTTACTATATGTCAGCAAATTTGTCATTCCTTTGATGGAAGGCAGCGAACAGGCTCATATCATCAACATGGGATCCATTGCCGGCAAAGAGGTCTACCCCAATGGGAATGTCTATTGCGCAACGAAACATGCCGTAGACGCTTTGACCAAAGCGATGCGCATTGACCTCCTAGCCAAAGGGATCAAGGTCAGCAGTATTGACCCAGGCATGGTTGAAACCGAATTCTCTGAGGTGAGGTTCCATGGCGACAAGGACCGCGCAAAATCAGTTTACAAAGGATTGACTCCACTATCGGGACAGGACATTGCAGAAATCGTCTCTTTTATCCTTTCCAGACCCAAACATGTCAATATCAACGACCTGTTGGTTATGCCAACGGCTCAGGCAAACGGAACACTAGTTATTAGAAAATAA
- a CDS encoding GatB/YqeY domain-containing protein yields MSLEAKITQDIKAAMIAKDNVRLRGLRAIKAAILLANTEKGHSETLSEDAEIKVLQKLAKQRKESAEIYQQQDRKDLYTIEIEELEVIEEFLPKQLDREAIENVVKGIIAETGASSIKDMGKVMGAANQKLAGQADGRTISEVVKSLLS; encoded by the coding sequence ATGTCATTAGAAGCAAAAATAACCCAAGATATCAAAGCGGCCATGATCGCAAAGGACAATGTTAGATTACGTGGACTGCGTGCCATCAAAGCGGCAATCCTATTGGCTAACACTGAAAAAGGCCATAGCGAAACATTGTCCGAAGACGCCGAAATCAAGGTCTTACAGAAATTAGCAAAACAACGCAAGGAGTCTGCCGAAATCTATCAGCAACAGGACCGTAAAGACCTATACACCATCGAAATCGAAGAATTGGAAGTTATCGAAGAGTTCCTTCCAAAACAATTGGACCGTGAGGCAATAGAAAACGTTGTGAAAGGCATTATTGCTGAAACAGGTGCTTCATCGATCAAGGATATGGGTAAGGTCATGGGCGCGGCAAACCAGAAACTTGCTGGTCAAGCTGATGGCAGAACGATTTCTGAAGTCGTAAAATCACTATTAAGCTAA
- a CDS encoding GNAT family N-acetyltransferase: MDWRIKSFSELDSLELYKILQLRINVFMLEQDCLYPECDDKDLKGKHLFAMDQDTCIAYARLLPPDVSYPKCSSIGRVVVHADYRKHQYGQLLMNRAIEQIKMDYPDLPIRISAQEYLKRFYTGLGFQIESDVYLEDNIPHLEMALYP; the protein is encoded by the coding sequence ATGGACTGGAGAATAAAGTCCTTTTCAGAATTAGACTCCCTGGAACTCTACAAGATTTTGCAGCTCCGGATCAATGTCTTTATGCTGGAACAAGATTGTCTTTATCCCGAATGTGATGATAAGGACCTCAAAGGGAAACATCTCTTTGCGATGGACCAAGATACCTGCATTGCTTATGCCAGGTTATTGCCCCCTGATGTCTCCTATCCGAAATGCAGTTCCATTGGAAGAGTGGTGGTCCATGCAGACTATCGGAAGCATCAATACGGTCAGCTCCTGATGAACAGAGCCATTGAACAGATCAAAATGGACTATCCAGACCTCCCTATCCGAATAAGTGCACAGGAATACCTGAAACGATTCTATACCGGTCTAGGATTCCAGATTGAGAGCGATGTCTATCTGGAGGACAATATCCCCCATTTAGAGATGGCTTTATATCCATAA
- a CDS encoding GNAT family N-acetyltransferase, which translates to MQEIIQPVDRDLIKKELTKEAFVRYTNNGSNEVYLVNYHTAPHIMREIGRLRELTFRGAGGGTGLPLDIDENDTSKHNYDQLIAWNPEDEEIIAGYRVIKCDQATAEDGEIHLSTAHYFDFSEKFKKDFLPYTIELGRSWVQPKYQPAIDNRKGIFSLDNLWDGLGALVLINPDVKYLFGKVTMYPHYNQEARDLLIYFMNHYFPDPDNLVEPVKDLYLGYKTDITKHEGIFDGLDYKEGYKVLNAKVRELDENIPPLINTYMNLSPTMRVFGTARNNEFGEVEETGIMITLDDIYPAKKERHMSTFERDRHFGQRPVKAR; encoded by the coding sequence ATGCAAGAAATAATTCAACCGGTAGATAGAGATCTAATCAAGAAAGAACTTACTAAGGAAGCCTTTGTCCGTTATACCAATAACGGCAGTAATGAGGTCTATCTAGTGAACTATCATACCGCACCTCATATAATGCGCGAGATTGGTAGATTGAGAGAGCTGACCTTTAGGGGAGCTGGCGGCGGTACAGGTCTACCTCTTGATATTGACGAAAACGATACTTCTAAACATAATTACGATCAACTGATCGCATGGAATCCAGAAGATGAAGAAATCATTGCTGGGTACCGCGTGATAAAATGTGATCAAGCAACGGCTGAGGATGGTGAAATTCACCTTTCAACAGCACATTATTTTGACTTTTCCGAAAAATTCAAAAAAGATTTCCTGCCTTATACCATTGAATTGGGACGTTCTTGGGTTCAACCCAAATACCAACCGGCAATCGACAATAGAAAGGGAATTTTCTCCTTGGATAACCTTTGGGATGGTCTTGGGGCATTGGTCCTGATCAATCCGGACGTGAAATACCTGTTCGGAAAGGTGACCATGTATCCGCATTATAATCAGGAAGCTAGGGATTTGCTGATCTATTTCATGAATCATTATTTTCCAGATCCTGACAATTTGGTAGAACCTGTAAAGGATCTTTATTTAGGTTATAAAACTGATATCACCAAACATGAAGGCATTTTTGACGGTCTGGACTATAAGGAAGGTTATAAAGTGCTGAATGCCAAAGTTAGGGAACTGGATGAGAATATTCCTCCATTGATCAATACCTATATGAATCTTTCACCGACCATGCGTGTTTTTGGAACAGCTAGGAACAATGAGTTTGGAGAAGTTGAAGAAACTGGTATTATGATTACCTTGGATGATATCTATCCTGCAAAAAAAGAAAGGCATATGTCGACCTTTGAAAGAGATAGGCATTTTGGCCAACGTCCCGTAAAAGCAAGATAA
- a CDS encoding 1-acyl-sn-glycerol-3-phosphate acyltransferase, translated as MSLQKQEKFIEIREVIRKKSPGLAKWIPKPLLSYLTKTIHEDEINYIMRTYHDDMGLDFVDSLLKELKVNVHLEGAEHIPLDESVIFASNHPLGGLDGVAFMQAIGKYRKDVKFLVNDILMNVRNLEPLFVPVNKVGSQSKTAIAAIENAYASDHALLVFPAGLVSRKIKGEIVDLEWKKSFISKAKKYKKDIVPVYIEGRNSNFFYNLSRIRHKIGLKANIEMLYLPDEMFSQRGKDITIRIGEKIPYTHFDTSKNERQWAAEVKEMVYAMAHGKK; from the coding sequence ATGAGCTTACAAAAGCAAGAGAAGTTTATTGAAATCAGGGAAGTAATACGAAAGAAAAGTCCAGGTTTAGCCAAATGGATACCCAAGCCATTATTGAGTTATTTAACAAAGACAATCCACGAAGATGAGATAAACTACATCATGAGAACGTATCATGATGACATGGGATTAGATTTTGTAGACTCATTATTAAAAGAGCTGAAGGTTAACGTACATTTGGAAGGCGCTGAGCATATTCCTTTAGATGAAAGTGTCATCTTTGCTTCCAATCACCCCTTAGGTGGTTTAGATGGGGTAGCTTTTATGCAGGCCATCGGGAAGTATAGAAAAGATGTGAAATTTTTGGTCAATGACATTCTGATGAATGTCCGCAACCTCGAACCCTTATTCGTTCCTGTAAATAAAGTCGGTAGTCAAAGTAAAACAGCTATTGCTGCAATTGAGAATGCCTATGCATCGGACCATGCTTTGCTTGTTTTCCCTGCTGGACTTGTCTCAAGGAAGATTAAAGGGGAGATCGTAGACCTCGAGTGGAAAAAAAGCTTTATATCGAAAGCCAAAAAATATAAAAAAGATATCGTTCCTGTCTATATTGAAGGACGTAACTCGAATTTCTTTTACAACCTATCAAGAATAAGACACAAAATAGGATTAAAAGCAAATATTGAAATGTTATATTTACCTGATGAGATGTTCTCCCAAAGAGGAAAGGACATAACTATCAGGATTGGGGAGAAGATTCCCTATACCCATTTTGACACCAGTAAGAATGAACGTCAATGGGCAGCTGAAGTAAAAGAAATGGTTTATGCCATGGCTCATGGTAAAAAATAA
- a CDS encoding CBS domain-containing protein, which produces MYIGENISTLYTEVHPNDTVAFSLDKVNELHFHQLPVVKGKEYLGLITEEDLLSAEDEETLIKELKLTFPFIYLYDYQHIYDALQYLETYQFDLLPIVNKQKEYVGVITQKDLLRSVNQTISNQDKGAIIVLEMEDRDNSLTHVAHIIESENSKILNTGIRPIENSSKVELTIKVNKNNISSVLASLWRHDYVVKATFNDGSDQNDIQERYNLLMNYLNI; this is translated from the coding sequence ATGTATATCGGTGAAAACATATCAACGCTCTATACCGAAGTTCACCCGAACGATACGGTTGCTTTTTCGTTAGATAAAGTCAATGAGCTGCATTTCCATCAACTTCCTGTAGTTAAGGGCAAAGAATACCTCGGGCTTATTACCGAGGAGGACCTGCTATCGGCTGAAGATGAGGAAACTTTGATCAAGGAACTGAAACTTACCTTTCCATTTATCTATCTATACGATTATCAGCACATCTATGATGCCCTACAATATCTGGAGACCTATCAGTTTGACCTCTTGCCTATTGTCAACAAGCAAAAGGAATATGTTGGGGTCATTACCCAGAAAGATCTATTGAGATCGGTCAACCAAACGATCTCCAACCAGGATAAGGGCGCGATCATCGTCCTAGAGATGGAAGATCGGGACAATAGTTTGACCCATGTGGCCCATATCATAGAATCTGAGAACAGCAAGATTTTGAATACGGGAATCAGACCGATTGAGAATTCCAGCAAGGTTGAACTCACCATCAAGGTCAACAAAAACAATATTTCCTCAGTCTTGGCCTCTTTATGGAGACATGACTATGTGGTAAAAGCGACCTTCAACGATGGCTCTGATCAGAATGATATCCAAGAAAGATATAATCTTTTAATGAACTATTTGAACATTTAA
- a CDS encoding NAD kinase — MKELSIAVYGREFNQSVIGYVIELFTYLREKNVQVYIHQDFHSFLKRLCKLDFTFKKFKSHKDLPADIAFMLSLGGDGTMLSAATLIKDSGIPLAGINFGRLGFLANISKNHMEEALDQILSNNYQIQKRALLQVESSDGTFIKGEDFALNDITVFRSDSSAMITVHAVLDNELLNSYWADGLIIATPTGSTAYSLSCGGPIIMPGSGNFVITPISPHNLNVRPIVVNENMQLRLEIESRTEKYILSCDSKSHTLSTKTSLLITKAPFSINLIRLANDQYFGILREKLLWGIDVRNY; from the coding sequence ATGAAAGAGCTGTCCATAGCAGTATACGGTCGAGAGTTTAACCAATCCGTGATTGGATATGTCATTGAACTATTTACCTACCTGCGTGAAAAGAATGTGCAAGTTTACATCCATCAGGATTTCCACAGTTTCCTTAAGCGCTTATGCAAGCTAGATTTTACCTTTAAGAAATTCAAGTCCCATAAAGATCTTCCTGCCGACATTGCCTTTATGCTCAGCCTAGGGGGCGATGGTACCATGCTCTCTGCCGCAACGTTGATCAAAGATTCAGGTATTCCATTGGCGGGGATCAATTTCGGCCGTTTGGGATTTTTGGCGAATATCTCCAAAAACCACATGGAGGAAGCATTGGACCAAATCCTTTCCAACAATTATCAGATCCAAAAACGTGCCTTGTTACAGGTAGAAAGTTCGGATGGTACCTTTATAAAGGGGGAGGATTTTGCACTGAACGATATTACGGTCTTTAGGTCGGACTCTTCCGCCATGATTACGGTACATGCAGTTTTGGACAATGAACTGTTGAACTCTTACTGGGCTGATGGTCTGATCATCGCGACCCCAACGGGTTCTACAGCTTATTCCTTAAGCTGCGGCGGCCCCATCATAATGCCTGGCAGTGGGAATTTTGTGATTACCCCTATTTCTCCACACAATTTAAACGTACGTCCTATCGTGGTGAACGAGAATATGCAATTGCGTCTTGAGATAGAGAGCAGGACAGAGAAATATATTTTGAGCTGTGATTCAAAAAGCCATACCTTGAGTACCAAAACCAGCTTATTGATCACAAAGGCACCTTTTAGTATAAACCTTATCCGATTGGCAAATGACCAATATTTTGGCATCTTGCGTGAAAAATTGCTCTGGGGTATCGATGTCCGAAATTATTAA
- a CDS encoding isoprenyl transferase encodes MSFKDKIDKNRLPQHIAIIMDGNGRWAKEKGELRVFGHKNGVTAVREALEASVEIGLNYLTLYAFSTENWNRPQFEVDALMELLVNSLNQELPTFQENNIRVNSIGRMSDLPAHCQVTLQSTIEQTKNNTGCTLTLALSYGSRQEILDATKTIAEKVKKGEISVDDINEEMFSNNLYTHGIPDPDLLIRTSGEERISNYMLWQIAYSELFFLPIMWPEFSRETLFECIYLYQNRERRFGKTSEQL; translated from the coding sequence ATGAGTTTTAAAGATAAGATAGATAAAAACAGATTACCTCAGCATATTGCCATCATCATGGACGGCAATGGCCGTTGGGCAAAGGAAAAGGGCGAGCTTCGTGTCTTTGGCCATAAAAACGGCGTTACTGCAGTCCGTGAAGCATTGGAGGCATCTGTTGAAATAGGCCTCAACTATTTGACCTTATATGCCTTTTCCACCGAGAACTGGAACAGACCGCAATTTGAGGTAGATGCCTTGATGGAACTCTTAGTAAACTCATTGAACCAAGAACTACCCACTTTCCAAGAAAACAATATCCGTGTCAACAGTATTGGCCGCATGTCCGACTTACCTGCCCATTGTCAGGTGACGCTTCAATCTACCATTGAACAAACCAAGAACAATACTGGCTGTACATTGACCCTTGCCTTGAGCTATGGATCCCGCCAAGAGATCCTGGATGCGACAAAAACGATCGCTGAAAAAGTTAAAAAAGGTGAAATTTCCGTAGATGACATCAATGAAGAAATGTTTAGCAACAATCTTTATACACATGGCATCCCCGACCCTGACCTATTGATCAGAACCAGCGGTGAAGAGCGCATTAGCAACTATATGTTGTGGCAAATAGCCTACTCTGAGCTGTTTTTCCTCCCTATCATGTGGCCTGAGTTTTCTAGGGAAACTCTATTTGAATGTATTTACCTATATCAAAATAGAGAAAGAAGATTTGGGAAAACTAGTGAACAATTATAA
- the bamA gene encoding outer membrane protein assembly factor BamA: MKRIIKLSILLTFLICNFAQAQITGNRPLNLNNPDDITYLDPKNYVIGGVTVTGAQYLDSEVLVTISKLSVGQYIEVPSEQTSNVIKDLMAQNLFEDVQLYATKIQEETIFLEIRVVERPRLTRIDINGLSKSQTEEVRKRLNTNAGKIVNDNLLLTTKATIEKFLREKSFLYPDIKITTKPDSAQANNEIVVVDVERNKKIKVNSINFTGNEEFSNKQLTKFMKGVRPRAWFRVFGPGKFKDDKYEEAKTNLVAKMQDKGFRDAQILKDTVRRHDNNEVAIDIDVYEGPKYYVGNISWSGNSKFKDSTLNILLGIQHGDVYSEEKLNSKLSGPTRNSDDIAAIYQNDGYLTFSVQPVIKRIYQDTIDLEIQMFEGKQYTINNVILKGNDVTNDRVVLRSIYTKPGQKYSRELLVRSVREISQLGMFDEQKVQPMPTNLNYEEGTTDIEFSVAEKPSDQVELSGGYGAGQVIGTLGLTFNNFSTSNFFKKESWKPLPRGDGQKLSIRGQTSGKRYQSYSFSFSEPWLGGKKPIYFGLSAYISNSQLQRYNYLENRYEDYEGIPKIQMHGVTATLGKRLQWPDNYFQINSSLSYQRYFLDNYGGIFVFSDGTAYNINFTQEISRNSIDAPIYPTSGSHIKFSVQLTPPYSMWNNMNYETAPDNEKYKFTEYHKWKFDSQWYTKIAGKLVLKAQAQFGYLGNYSSQAPISPFERFKLGGDGMQGFDFLQGSEIIAMRGYANGALIPASTGSNQQGIAIQSGSPIYAKYQIELRHPIMLNDQATVFALAFAEAGNTWNKFDEVNPFKVRRSVGVGARIFLPIFGMLGIDYGHALDPIPGLTTDRWKQNFTFSIIQNMGGF; encoded by the coding sequence ATGAAGCGTATAATTAAACTTTCTATTTTACTCACCTTCTTAATTTGCAATTTCGCGCAGGCTCAGATAACAGGAAATAGGCCTTTGAATTTGAACAATCCAGATGACATTACTTATTTGGACCCTAAAAACTATGTTATCGGTGGAGTAACCGTTACTGGAGCACAGTACCTAGACTCCGAAGTCCTCGTCACCATCTCCAAATTATCAGTTGGGCAATACATCGAGGTTCCTAGCGAACAAACATCAAATGTAATCAAGGATTTGATGGCGCAAAACCTATTTGAAGACGTTCAATTATATGCTACCAAAATCCAAGAAGAAACGATCTTCCTTGAAATCAGGGTGGTGGAAAGACCACGATTGACCAGGATCGACATCAATGGACTGAGCAAATCGCAAACAGAGGAAGTCCGCAAGCGGTTAAATACCAATGCCGGTAAAATTGTCAATGACAACCTCCTATTAACGACCAAAGCCACTATCGAGAAATTCTTAAGGGAAAAATCCTTCCTTTATCCTGATATCAAGATTACGACGAAACCTGACTCTGCTCAAGCAAACAACGAAATTGTCGTGGTGGATGTGGAAAGAAATAAAAAGATTAAAGTCAACAGCATCAATTTCACTGGAAATGAAGAATTCAGCAATAAGCAGTTGACTAAATTCATGAAAGGTGTACGTCCTAGAGCATGGTTCAGAGTATTCGGACCTGGGAAGTTCAAGGATGATAAATATGAGGAAGCAAAAACAAACCTGGTTGCCAAAATGCAAGACAAAGGTTTCCGTGATGCTCAAATCTTAAAAGATACCGTAAGACGTCATGACAACAACGAAGTTGCCATCGACATCGATGTATATGAAGGTCCTAAATATTACGTAGGTAATATCTCATGGTCAGGAAACTCAAAATTCAAAGACTCTACCTTAAATATCCTATTGGGTATCCAACACGGTGATGTTTACAGTGAGGAAAAATTAAACTCCAAATTGAGTGGTCCGACCAGGAACTCGGATGATATCGCTGCGATTTACCAAAACGACGGTTACTTAACATTCAGTGTTCAACCGGTGATCAAACGTATCTACCAAGATACCATCGATCTGGAAATCCAGATGTTTGAGGGTAAGCAATATACGATCAACAATGTAATCCTGAAAGGTAATGATGTGACGAACGACCGTGTTGTCCTACGTTCTATCTATACCAAGCCGGGTCAAAAATATTCGCGTGAGCTATTGGTAAGAAGTGTTCGTGAGATTTCCCAATTAGGGATGTTTGATGAGCAGAAGGTTCAACCTATGCCGACCAACCTAAACTACGAAGAAGGTACGACAGACATTGAATTCTCGGTGGCTGAAAAACCATCCGATCAGGTTGAGCTATCCGGAGGTTATGGTGCTGGTCAGGTAATCGGTACATTGGGTCTGACCTTTAACAACTTCTCTACCAGCAATTTCTTCAAGAAAGAATCATGGAAACCACTTCCAAGAGGAGACGGACAGAAATTGAGCATCCGTGGACAGACTTCAGGAAAACGCTATCAATCCTATAGCTTCTCCTTCTCAGAGCCATGGTTAGGTGGTAAGAAACCTATTTACTTTGGTTTGAGTGCCTATATCTCGAATTCACAATTACAACGTTATAACTATTTGGAAAACCGTTATGAGGATTATGAGGGTATCCCTAAAATCCAGATGCACGGTGTGACTGCGACATTGGGTAAACGTCTTCAATGGCCAGACAACTATTTCCAGATCAACAGTTCATTGTCTTACCAACGTTACTTCTTGGATAACTATGGTGGTATCTTCGTTTTCTCGGATGGTACAGCATACAACATCAACTTTACCCAAGAGATCAGCCGTAACTCTATCGATGCGCCGATCTATCCTACTTCTGGTTCACATATCAAGTTCTCGGTTCAATTGACGCCTCCATATTCAATGTGGAACAACATGAACTATGAAACTGCTCCAGACAATGAAAAGTATAAATTCACGGAATACCATAAATGGAAATTTGATTCCCAATGGTATACCAAGATCGCTGGTAAATTGGTATTGAAAGCACAGGCGCAGTTTGGTTACTTAGGAAATTACAGCTCACAGGCACCAATTTCCCCATTTGAGCGTTTTAAATTAGGTGGTGATGGTATGCAAGGGTTTGACTTCTTACAAGGATCTGAGATCATTGCGATGCGTGGATACGCGAACGGCGCATTGATTCCAGCATCTACAGGAAGCAACCAACAAGGTATCGCCATCCAGTCTGGTAGCCCGATTTATGCGAAGTACCAGATTGAATTACGTCACCCGATCATGTTAAATGACCAAGCAACGGTATTTGCCTTGGCATTTGCTGAAGCAGGTAACACTTGGAACAAATTTGATGAAGTAAATCCATTCAAGGTTCGTCGTTCAGTAGGTGTTGGTGCACGTATCTTCTTACCGATCTTCGGTATGTTGGGTATTGACTACGGTCATGCATTGGATCCAATCCCTGGATTGACTACGGATCGCTGGAAACAAAACTTCACATTCAGTATAATCCAAAATATGGGTGGGTTCTAA
- a CDS encoding OmpH family outer membrane protein produces MKRIGILIVMLTMLGSVSFAQKLAYVDSEYVMKHIPEYNSAQKQLDDQSKVWQAEVDKQYAEIERMYQSYQKDQANLNPDMRRRREDEIVNKEKAVKEFQRSKFGFEGELFKQRENLMKPIQARVSKAIQDVAAAGQFDFIMDKRSENAFLYANPNLDKSNDVITKLGLKPNPYLAN; encoded by the coding sequence ATGAAAAGAATAGGAATATTAATCGTGATGTTAACCATGTTGGGTTCAGTTTCGTTTGCCCAGAAATTAGCATATGTAGATTCAGAATATGTCATGAAACATATCCCTGAATATAATTCAGCTCAGAAGCAATTAGATGATCAATCTAAGGTATGGCAAGCTGAGGTTGATAAGCAATACGCAGAAATAGAACGTATGTATCAATCCTATCAAAAGGATCAGGCGAACTTAAATCCAGATATGCGCAGACGCCGCGAGGACGAGATCGTAAATAAAGAAAAGGCCGTAAAGGAATTCCAACGCAGCAAATTTGGTTTCGAAGGAGAACTTTTCAAACAACGTGAAAACTTGATGAAACCTATACAGGCTCGTGTTAGCAAAGCTATCCAAGATGTAGCAGCTGCAGGTCAATTTGATTTCATTATGGATAAAAGAAGTGAAAATGCGTTCCTTTATGCCAATCCAAATTTGGATAAAAGTAACGATGTTATCACGAAATTAGGGTTGAAACCTAATCCTTATTTAGCGAACTAA